The following are encoded together in the Pseudoxanthomonas sp. YR558 genome:
- the bamA gene encoding outer membrane protein assembly factor BamA gives MTRLPSRRLLALALASAIAMPALAQTTETAPAPAAAAPLSSETFTATDIRIDGLQRISAGTVLTYLPIERGEQVTPSGVSESIRALYKTGFFEDVKLDRQGDILVVTVTERPAINKLTLTGNKDIKTDDLMSGLKDIGLAEGETFDRLSLDRVTQELVRQYNNRGKYNVEITPTVSPLDRNRVDVTIAVKEGKAAKIKHVNVVGAEKFETEDLLENWESKESSWLSWYRRDDQYSKEKLSGDMERLNSYYLDRGYVDFNIDSTQVSISPDKRDMFITAGITEGEQYKISEVKVTGDTVLPKEEIEKLVIVKPEQTFSRILLEMTSDSITATLGNIGHAFAQVNPIPTIDRENRTVAINLQVIPGPRVNVRRIVFKGNTRTSDEVMRREMRQFEGSWFSQVAVDRSRVRLRRLGYFETVDVETTPVPGTTDQVDVVYTVKETTSGSFVFGLGYSQLSGLTTSIQLSQNNFLGGGNRVAVEAQRSDYLQRYSFSYTNPFFTDEGMSLGYNLWWREFDYSDFNTAQYSTTSAAAQGVLGLPITENDTVSLLFGVDSNEILTFQGSTPQSIIDYINAVGQRTFHAWRTEVGWARDTRNDYFMPTGGTYQRVSAEIALPGSTVEYYKLNYEFSKYWSLSPSFVLNTRAEIGYGDSYGDDIYRYICRANGSDPQIPGQPTTTAPAADGTCADGGTLDKTLVASGLPFFENFYAGGTRSVRGFRDNTLGPRSEVISGYRGQPLGGSLKTTGSVELIFPKLFDSNAARVSAFFDFGNVFDGIDNFDAGEIRASTGIALLWRAPVGPISISYAFPLKTEDGDELERLQFTFGGAF, from the coding sequence ATGACGCGACTGCCCTCCCGCCGCCTGCTTGCCCTCGCCCTGGCCTCGGCCATCGCCATGCCGGCACTGGCCCAGACGACGGAAACCGCCCCCGCACCCGCGGCGGCCGCACCGCTGAGCAGCGAGACGTTCACCGCCACCGATATCCGCATCGACGGCCTGCAGCGCATTTCGGCCGGCACCGTGCTGACCTACCTGCCGATCGAACGCGGCGAGCAGGTCACCCCGTCCGGCGTGTCCGAATCCATTCGCGCGCTCTACAAGACGGGCTTCTTCGAAGACGTGAAGCTCGACCGCCAGGGCGACATCCTGGTGGTGACGGTCACCGAGCGTCCGGCCATCAACAAGTTGACGCTTACCGGCAACAAGGACATCAAGACCGATGACCTGATGTCGGGCCTGAAGGACATCGGCCTCGCTGAGGGCGAGACCTTCGATCGCCTGAGCCTGGACCGCGTAACGCAGGAACTGGTGCGCCAGTACAACAACCGCGGCAAGTACAACGTCGAGATCACGCCCACCGTGAGTCCGCTGGACCGCAACCGCGTGGACGTCACGATCGCCGTGAAAGAAGGCAAGGCGGCGAAGATCAAGCACGTCAACGTTGTCGGTGCCGAGAAGTTCGAGACCGAGGACCTGCTGGAGAACTGGGAATCCAAGGAATCCAGCTGGCTGTCGTGGTACCGCCGCGACGACCAGTACTCCAAGGAAAAGCTGTCGGGCGACATGGAGCGCCTGAACTCGTACTACCTCGATCGCGGCTATGTGGACTTCAACATCGATTCCACCCAGGTATCGATCAGTCCCGACAAGCGCGACATGTTCATCACCGCCGGCATCACCGAGGGCGAGCAGTACAAGATCTCCGAGGTGAAGGTCACCGGCGACACAGTGCTGCCGAAGGAAGAGATCGAGAAGCTGGTGATCGTCAAGCCGGAGCAGACGTTCTCGCGCATTCTGCTCGAGATGACCTCCGATTCGATCACCGCGACGCTGGGCAACATCGGCCATGCGTTCGCGCAGGTGAATCCGATCCCGACGATCGATCGCGAGAACCGCACCGTCGCGATCAACCTGCAGGTGATCCCGGGTCCGCGCGTGAACGTGCGCCGGATCGTCTTCAAGGGCAACACCCGCACGTCCGACGAGGTGATGCGCCGTGAAATGCGCCAGTTCGAAGGCAGCTGGTTCTCGCAGGTCGCGGTCGACCGCTCGCGCGTGCGCCTGCGCCGTCTGGGCTATTTCGAGACGGTCGACGTCGAAACCACGCCCGTTCCGGGCACCACCGACCAGGTGGACGTGGTGTACACCGTAAAGGAAACCACCTCGGGCAGCTTCGTGTTCGGTCTGGGCTATTCGCAGCTCTCCGGCCTGACCACGTCGATCCAGCTGTCGCAGAACAACTTCCTCGGCGGTGGCAACCGCGTCGCCGTCGAGGCACAGCGCAGCGACTACCTGCAGCGCTATTCGTTCTCGTACACGAACCCGTTCTTCACCGACGAAGGTATGTCCCTGGGCTACAACCTGTGGTGGCGCGAGTTCGACTACTCGGACTTCAACACCGCGCAGTACTCGACCACGAGCGCCGCCGCACAGGGCGTGCTGGGCCTGCCGATCACCGAGAACGACACCGTCTCGCTGCTGTTCGGCGTCGACAGCAACGAGATATTGACGTTCCAGGGCTCTACGCCCCAGTCGATCATCGACTACATCAATGCCGTGGGCCAGCGCACGTTCCACGCCTGGCGAACCGAAGTGGGCTGGGCGCGCGACACCCGCAACGACTACTTCATGCCCACCGGCGGCACCTACCAGCGCGTCTCGGCCGAAATCGCGTTGCCGGGCTCCACCGTCGAGTACTACAAGCTCAACTACGAGTTCTCGAAGTATTGGTCGCTGAGCCCGTCCTTCGTGCTCAACACCCGTGCGGAGATCGGCTACGGCGACAGCTACGGCGACGACATCTATCGCTACATCTGCCGCGCCAACGGCTCCGATCCGCAGATCCCAGGCCAGCCAACGACGACCGCGCCCGCGGCAGACGGCACGTGCGCTGACGGCGGCACGCTAGACAAGACGCTAGTGGCCAGTGGTCTGCCGTTCTTCGAGAACTTCTATGCGGGCGGCACGCGCTCGGTGCGCGGCTTCCGCGACAACACACTGGGTCCGCGATCGGAAGTCATCAGCGGTTATCGTGGCCAGCCACTGGGCGGCTCGCTCAAGACGACCGGCTCGGTCGAGCTGATCTTCCCGAAACTGTTCGACTCCAATGCAGCACGCGTATCGGCGTTCTTCGATTTCGGCAACGTGTTCGACGGCATCGACAATTTCGACGCAGGCGAGATCCGTGCTTCGACGGGTATCGCGCTCTTGTGGCGGGCACCCGTCGGTCCGATCTCGATCAGCTACGCGTTCCCGCTGAAGACCGAAGACGGCGACGAGCTGGAGCGCTTGCAGTTCACCTTCGGCGGCGCGTTCTGA
- the dnaE gene encoding DNA polymerase III subunit alpha: MSSRFVHLHLHTEFSLADSIIRVPEKPDQADPKKAKQANLLSRAVELGMPALAVTDRNNLFALVKFYKAAEGVGLKPIAGADLLVAEGNEAPWTVTLLCRDREGYLSLSRLLTRAWMEGHRTDGVAIDPDWLRQDHAGLFALMGRQSLAGRMALGGRHDLAEQHLADWQRSFGEDLHLELTRTQRDGEEAFNAFALHASGVRGLPVIASNDVRFLSPDDFDAHEARVCIASGRVLDDPKRPRDYSPEQYMKSAAQMAELFADVPDAIDNTVALAQRCNIEMRLGTYFLPAYPVPDDETLDSWIRSLSHDGLKTRLEKNPLAPGHTREDYEKRLDFELDTICKMGFPGYFLIVADFIQWGKNHGIPIGPGRGSGAGSLVAWALQITDLDPLPYGLLFERFLNPERVSMPDFDIDFCMDRRDEVIDYVARKYGRDRVSQIITYGTMAAKAVVRDAGRVLGFPYGLVDGVAKLIPNILGVTLKDAMGEGSSEMASQELIERYRDEDDVRDLIDLARQLEDLTRNAGKHAGGVVIAPTPLSDFCPLFAEHDEGGRGRNPVTQFDKDDVEAVGLVKFDFLGLRTLTIIDWAVKAVNARRAHLGVTPVDIATIPLDDASVYRDVFANGNTGSVFQFESTGMRRALKEAKPDRFEDLIALNALYRPGPMDMIPSFVERKHGREEFDYPDPRTKTMLEETYGIMVYQEQVMQMAQIVGGYSLGGADLLRRAMGKKVPAEMAKQREIFREGAAQGGVDERKADEIFDLMEKFAGYGFNKSHAAAYSLVAYQTAWLKKHYPAEFMAATLSSDMDKTEKVVGFLDEARGLGLNVLPPDVNHSDFMFVATDANTVRYGLGAVKGVGQGVCESIVEARRNGDPFRDLLDFCKRVDSSKLNKRAMEALINAGALDTLGRNRASLALQLPEVLKAIDQINKNRNAGIVDMFGASAGSDDIHVELPVTDEWPLTQKLHGERETLGHYLSGHPMDPYRDDLRTLVGSDLSELDRIWSSGSSGEKKGWRPEVNAIVAGQVVGVRRKGDSQVFVQLEDGRGRIECSAFSDALNEFGALMTRDRVLVIKGGLREDEFSGGYSLRIRQVWDYTALCQQHAQRLQLRLDLRVPGLWERVDALLSRHRPGGTPLRLDLLMGAGGNTIAGMLDLNGQKAVRVDAELLDALRAMPGVRTAKPAFYRPWAN, encoded by the coding sequence ATGTCCTCCCGTTTCGTCCACCTCCACCTGCACACCGAATTTTCGTTGGCGGATTCGATCATCCGCGTGCCCGAGAAGCCGGATCAGGCCGACCCGAAGAAAGCCAAGCAGGCGAACCTGCTGAGCCGCGCGGTGGAGTTGGGAATGCCCGCGCTCGCGGTGACCGACCGCAATAACCTGTTCGCGCTGGTGAAGTTCTACAAGGCGGCCGAAGGCGTGGGCCTGAAGCCCATCGCGGGCGCCGATCTGCTGGTCGCGGAAGGCAACGAAGCGCCTTGGACGGTCACGCTGTTGTGCCGCGACCGCGAAGGCTATCTGTCGCTCTCGCGCCTGCTGACGCGCGCCTGGATGGAAGGCCACCGCACCGACGGTGTGGCCATCGACCCGGACTGGCTGCGCCAGGACCACGCGGGATTGTTCGCGCTCATGGGCAGGCAGAGCCTCGCCGGCCGGATGGCACTGGGTGGCCGCCACGACCTGGCCGAGCAGCACCTGGCCGACTGGCAGCGCAGCTTCGGCGAGGACCTGCACCTGGAGCTGACGCGTACCCAGCGCGATGGCGAAGAAGCGTTCAACGCGTTCGCCCTGCACGCGTCGGGCGTACGCGGCCTGCCGGTGATCGCCAGCAACGATGTGCGCTTCCTGTCGCCGGACGATTTCGATGCGCACGAAGCACGCGTGTGCATCGCCTCGGGTCGCGTGCTCGACGATCCGAAGCGCCCGCGCGACTACAGCCCTGAGCAGTACATGAAGTCGGCGGCGCAGATGGCCGAGCTATTCGCCGACGTGCCGGATGCGATCGACAACACCGTCGCGCTGGCGCAGCGTTGCAACATCGAGATGCGGCTGGGCACGTACTTCCTGCCCGCGTATCCGGTACCCGACGACGAGACGCTGGACAGCTGGATCCGCAGCCTGTCGCATGACGGCCTGAAGACGCGGTTGGAGAAGAACCCGCTCGCGCCCGGCCACACGCGCGAGGACTACGAGAAGCGGCTGGACTTCGAGCTGGACACCATCTGCAAGATGGGCTTCCCCGGCTACTTCCTGATCGTGGCCGACTTCATCCAGTGGGGAAAGAACCACGGCATCCCGATCGGGCCGGGCCGCGGCTCGGGTGCCGGTTCGCTGGTGGCGTGGGCGCTGCAGATCACCGATCTCGATCCGTTGCCCTACGGCTTGCTGTTCGAACGCTTCCTCAACCCGGAACGCGTGTCGATGCCCGACTTCGACATCGACTTCTGCATGGATCGCCGCGACGAGGTGATCGACTATGTCGCGCGCAAGTACGGACGCGACCGGGTCAGCCAGATCATCACGTACGGCACCATGGCTGCGAAGGCCGTGGTACGCGATGCGGGCCGCGTGCTGGGCTTCCCGTACGGTCTGGTCGACGGGGTCGCCAAGCTGATCCCGAACATCCTCGGCGTGACGCTGAAGGATGCGATGGGCGAAGGCAGCAGCGAGATGGCCTCGCAGGAGCTGATCGAACGCTACCGCGACGAAGACGACGTCCGCGACCTGATCGACCTAGCGCGCCAACTGGAAGACCTCACCCGCAACGCCGGCAAGCACGCCGGCGGCGTGGTGATCGCGCCGACGCCGCTCTCGGACTTCTGCCCGCTGTTCGCCGAACACGACGAAGGCGGCCGCGGCAGGAACCCGGTCACCCAGTTCGACAAGGACGACGTGGAAGCCGTCGGCCTGGTGAAGTTCGACTTCCTCGGCTTGCGCACGCTGACGATCATCGACTGGGCCGTGAAGGCGGTGAACGCGCGCCGCGCGCACCTCGGGGTGACGCCGGTCGACATCGCCACGATCCCGCTCGACGACGCCAGCGTGTACCGCGACGTGTTCGCCAACGGCAACACGGGCTCGGTGTTCCAGTTCGAATCCACCGGCATGCGGCGTGCGCTGAAGGAAGCCAAGCCCGACCGCTTCGAGGACCTGATCGCGCTGAACGCGCTGTACCGCCCAGGCCCGATGGACATGATCCCGTCGTTCGTCGAGCGCAAGCACGGCCGCGAAGAATTCGACTACCCAGACCCGCGCACCAAGACCATGCTGGAAGAGACCTACGGCATCATGGTCTACCAGGAGCAGGTCATGCAGATGGCGCAGATCGTCGGCGGCTACTCGCTGGGCGGCGCCGACCTGCTGCGCCGCGCGATGGGTAAGAAAGTGCCGGCCGAAATGGCCAAGCAGCGCGAGATCTTCCGCGAAGGCGCCGCGCAGGGCGGCGTGGATGAGCGCAAGGCCGACGAAATCTTCGATCTGATGGAGAAGTTCGCCGGCTACGGCTTCAACAAGTCGCACGCCGCCGCTTACTCCCTGGTCGCCTACCAGACCGCATGGCTGAAGAAGCATTACCCCGCCGAATTCATGGCCGCCACGCTGTCGTCGGACATGGACAAGACCGAAAAGGTGGTCGGCTTCCTCGACGAAGCGCGCGGCCTGGGCCTCAATGTATTGCCGCCGGACGTGAACCACTCGGACTTCATGTTCGTCGCCACCGATGCCAACACCGTGCGTTACGGCCTGGGCGCGGTGAAGGGCGTGGGTCAGGGCGTGTGCGAGAGCATCGTTGAGGCGCGCCGCAACGGCGACCCCTTCCGTGACCTGCTCGACTTCTGCAAGCGCGTCGATTCGTCCAAGCTCAACAAGCGGGCGATGGAAGCGCTGATCAACGCCGGCGCACTCGATACCCTCGGCCGGAACCGGGCGTCGCTGGCCCTGCAGCTGCCGGAAGTACTGAAGGCCATCGACCAGATCAACAAGAACCGGAACGCGGGCATCGTCGACATGTTCGGCGCCAGCGCCGGCAGCGACGACATCCACGTCGAGCTCCCGGTGACGGACGAATGGCCGCTCACGCAGAAGTTGCATGGCGAGCGCGAGACGCTGGGCCACTATCTCAGCGGCCATCCGATGGACCCGTATCGCGATGACTTGCGCACGCTGGTGGGCAGCGACCTGAGCGAGCTGGACCGCATCTGGTCGAGCGGTTCCAGCGGCGAGAAGAAAGGCTGGCGCCCCGAGGTCAACGCGATCGTCGCCGGCCAGGTGGTCGGCGTGCGACGCAAGGGCGACAGCCAGGTGTTCGTGCAGCTGGAAGATGGGCGCGGCCGCATCGAATGCAGTGCGTTCTCCGATGCCTTGAACGAATTCGGCGCACTGATGACGCGCGACCGCGTGCTGGTGATCAAGGGCGGCCTGCGCGAAGACGAATTCAGCGGCGGGTACAGCCTGCGCATCCGACAGGTGTGGGACTACACCGCGCTGTGCCAGCAGCATGCGCAACGCCTCCAGCTACGCCTGGACCTGCGCGTGCCGGGGCTGTGGGAGCGCGTGGATGCCCTGCTGTCGCGCCATCGCCCCGGCGGCACGCCGTTGCGTCTGGACCTGCTGATGGGCGCTGGTGGCAACACCATCGCCGGCATGCTCGACCTCAATGGCCAGAAGGCCGTGCGCGTTGACGCGGAGCTGCTGGACGCGCTGCGCGCCATGCCCGGCGTGCGCACCGCCAAGCCTGCGTTCTACCGGCCCTGGGCGAACTGA
- the lpxB gene encoding lipid-A-disaccharide synthase, with product MDAVPAARPLRIALCAGEASGDGLGAGLIEALKQKFPSAQFAGIGGDAMRAAGCDTWYDAGELAVMGLAEVLRHLPRLLRLRKAFRQRMLDWKPDVFVGIDAPDFNLGVEAWLKQRGVRTVHYVSPSVWAWREKRAEKIGRSADRVLCLFPMEPPIYARHGVDARFVGHPMADDIPLHPDRNAARTALGLAADAPVLAVLPGSRLGEIHRLAPAFFDAARRVAAEIPGLQILVPAANAACRQALQAQFAAHGADAAWHLLDGQARAAMIASDVVLLASGTATLEAMLCKRPMVVGYRIAPLTYRIVKGLGLLKVERYALPNVLAGEDIAPERMQDDCTPDHLATDVLRWFRSPDAVAALQPTYQRLHAQLKQDASASAADAVAGVLGGTSHA from the coding sequence ATGGACGCCGTACCCGCGGCCCGGCCGCTCCGCATCGCGTTGTGCGCGGGCGAAGCGTCGGGCGACGGGCTGGGCGCAGGGCTGATCGAAGCGCTGAAGCAGAAATTCCCGAGCGCGCAATTCGCTGGCATCGGCGGCGACGCCATGCGCGCCGCCGGCTGCGATACCTGGTACGACGCGGGCGAACTCGCCGTGATGGGTCTGGCCGAGGTGCTGCGCCACCTGCCGCGCCTGCTGCGGCTACGCAAGGCGTTCCGCCAGCGCATGCTGGACTGGAAGCCCGACGTCTTCGTCGGCATCGACGCGCCCGACTTCAACCTCGGCGTCGAAGCCTGGCTCAAGCAACGCGGCGTGCGCACCGTGCATTACGTTAGCCCCTCCGTCTGGGCGTGGCGCGAGAAACGTGCGGAGAAGATCGGTCGCAGCGCCGACCGCGTACTTTGCCTTTTCCCCATGGAACCGCCGATCTACGCCCGGCACGGCGTGGATGCGCGTTTCGTCGGACATCCGATGGCCGATGACATCCCCCTGCATCCGGACCGCAATGCCGCGCGGACCGCACTGGGCTTGGCGGCTGATGCGCCGGTGCTGGCCGTGCTGCCCGGCAGCCGGCTGGGAGAAATCCATCGCCTCGCGCCGGCCTTCTTCGATGCCGCGCGACGTGTCGCCGCGGAAATCCCGGGGCTGCAGATTCTCGTGCCTGCTGCGAACGCGGCCTGCCGGCAGGCGCTGCAGGCACAGTTCGCGGCGCACGGCGCGGATGCCGCGTGGCACCTGCTCGATGGCCAGGCGCGCGCGGCGATGATCGCCAGCGACGTCGTCCTGCTGGCCTCCGGCACCGCCACGCTGGAGGCGATGCTGTGCAAGCGGCCGATGGTGGTGGGCTACCGGATCGCACCGCTGACCTACCGCATCGTGAAGGGCTTGGGCCTGTTGAAGGTGGAGCGCTATGCGTTGCCCAACGTGCTGGCCGGCGAGGACATCGCGCCTGAGCGCATGCAGGATGACTGCACGCCCGACCACCTCGCCACCGACGTATTGCGCTGGTTCCGCTCGCCCGATGCGGTCGCCGCATTGCAACCCACCTACCAGCGCCTGCATGCGCAGCTGAAGCAGGACGCATCGGCCAGCGCTGCCGATGCGGTCGCTGGCGTGCTTGGTGGGACATCGCACGCATGA
- the rnhB gene encoding ribonuclease HII — translation MSMEGLFAMPVARLVAGVDEAGRGPLAGPVAVAAVILDDARAIPGLNDSKQLSESKRETLFPLIQERALAWRVELVEPDEIDRLNILQATLEGMRRAVMALQPFPDLVRIDGNRAPKGLSCVAETLVGGDAIEPAIMAASILAKVSRDRLMVQLHATFPQYGFDVHKGYPTPAHLSALAQHGPCAHHRRSFAPVREALLAR, via the coding sequence ATGAGCATGGAAGGCCTCTTCGCGATGCCCGTCGCCCGCCTGGTCGCGGGCGTGGATGAGGCAGGCCGCGGCCCGCTCGCGGGCCCGGTCGCCGTCGCCGCCGTGATCCTGGACGATGCCCGCGCGATCCCCGGACTCAACGATTCCAAACAACTCAGCGAGAGCAAACGCGAAACCTTGTTCCCGCTGATCCAGGAACGTGCGCTTGCTTGGCGGGTGGAATTGGTCGAACCGGACGAGATCGACCGCCTCAACATCCTGCAGGCCACGCTGGAAGGCATGCGCCGTGCGGTGATGGCGCTGCAACCGTTCCCGGACCTGGTGCGCATCGACGGCAATCGCGCGCCCAAGGGCCTCAGCTGTGTGGCCGAAACGCTGGTCGGAGGCGATGCCATCGAGCCGGCGATCATGGCGGCCTCGATCCTCGCGAAAGTCTCGCGCGACCGCCTGATGGTCCAATTGCACGCCACGTTTCCGCAGTACGGCTTCGACGTGCACAAGGGCTATCCCACGCCGGCGCATCTGTCGGCGCTCGCGCAACATGGGCCCTGCGCGCACCACCGGCGCAGCTTCGCTCCCGTACGCGAGGCACTGCTCGCGCGTTGA
- the fabZ gene encoding 3-hydroxyacyl-ACP dehydratase FabZ, which produces MTLDLQLPIDSTTIRKLLPHRYPFLLVDRVVEFEKDKRVLAYKNITQNEPFFTGHFPDRPIMPGVLIIEALAQAGGLLTQLSHQGDTAGRMFYMVKVENARFTKMVVPGDRLDLDVTLKRLIRNMAFYTGVASVNGEQVACADVLCAEDTR; this is translated from the coding sequence ATGACCCTCGACCTGCAACTACCCATCGACTCCACCACCATCCGCAAGCTGCTGCCGCATCGCTACCCGTTCCTGCTGGTGGACCGCGTGGTGGAGTTCGAGAAGGACAAGCGCGTACTGGCCTACAAGAACATCACCCAGAACGAGCCCTTCTTCACCGGCCACTTCCCGGACCGTCCGATCATGCCGGGCGTGCTGATCATTGAGGCGTTGGCGCAGGCCGGCGGCCTGCTGACCCAACTTTCGCATCAGGGCGACACCGCGGGCCGCATGTTCTACATGGTCAAGGTGGAGAACGCGCGCTTCACCAAGATGGTGGTGCCGGGCGACCGACTGGACCTGGACGTCACCCTGAAGCGACTGATCCGCAACATGGCTTTCTACACCGGCGTGGCGTCGGTCAATGGCGAACAGGTCGCCTGCGCCGACGTGCTGTGCGCCGAGGACACCCGCTGA
- the lpxA gene encoding acyl-ACP--UDP-N-acetylglucosamine O-acyltransferase — MGTPTAIHPSAVVDPGASLGEGVSIGPFAYVGPEVEIGDGTIIGPHCTVTGPTRIGRDNHFVGHAAIGGDPQDKKFKGERVELVIGDRNQVREFVTLNRGTVTGTGITRIGSDNMLLAYTHVAHDCVIGNYCVFSNNATLAGHVTVEDWVILSGFAGVHQFCRIGAHAFIGMGVLLSGDVPPFTMVAGEASGRPRGINSEGLKRRGFDADRIAAIKRAYRTLYVAGLPLAEAKQQLAEQAQASDDVKALLHFIDSGERPLQR; from the coding sequence ATGGGCACCCCCACCGCCATCCATCCCAGCGCGGTCGTCGATCCGGGCGCCTCGCTGGGCGAAGGCGTCAGCATCGGGCCGTTCGCCTACGTCGGCCCCGAGGTCGAGATCGGTGACGGCACCATCATCGGTCCCCACTGCACGGTCACCGGCCCGACCCGTATCGGTCGCGACAATCATTTCGTCGGCCACGCCGCGATCGGTGGCGATCCGCAGGACAAGAAGTTCAAGGGCGAGCGCGTTGAACTGGTGATCGGCGACCGCAACCAGGTGCGCGAGTTCGTCACGCTGAACCGCGGCACCGTCACCGGCACGGGCATCACCCGAATCGGCAGCGACAACATGCTGCTGGCCTATACGCATGTCGCCCACGACTGCGTCATCGGCAACTACTGCGTGTTCTCGAACAACGCGACGCTCGCGGGCCATGTGACCGTGGAGGACTGGGTGATCCTGAGTGGCTTCGCCGGCGTGCACCAGTTCTGCCGCATCGGCGCGCACGCCTTCATCGGCATGGGCGTACTGCTCAGCGGTGACGTGCCCCCTTTCACCATGGTCGCCGGCGAAGCCTCCGGCCGGCCGCGCGGCATCAATAGCGAAGGCCTGAAGCGCCGCGGCTTCGATGCCGACCGCATCGCGGCGATCAAGCGCGCCTACCGCACGCTGTACGTCGCCGGCCTGCCGCTTGCGGAAGCCAAGCAACAGCTCGCCGAACAGGCGCAGGCCAGCGACGACGTGAAGGCTTTGCTGCACTTCATCGACAGCGGCGAACGGCCGTTGCAGCGCTGA
- the lpxD gene encoding UDP-3-O-(3-hydroxymyristoyl)glucosamine N-acyltransferase, whose protein sequence is MTLPIHTARALADRFGLELRGDPDLHIEGVATLARAEPGHLAFLANSRYRGQLAESQASLIVLRAEDADAAPGAVLIAKDPYTAFAKMAALFDSKPVRTPGIHPSAAIDPSARIAASAHIGPFVTVGAHSVIGDGCVVGPGCVIGDDCTVGDGSELIARITLVTRVRLGKRVLVHPGAVIGADGFGLAMDSGHWIKVPQLGGVVIGDDCEIGANTTIDRGALDDTVLEEDVRLDNQIQIGHNVRIGAHTAMAGCSAAAGSARIGRYCLIGGAAGVLGHLEICDRVVVTAMSLVTSSITEPGEYSSGTPLTDNRTWRKNAARFKQLDALARRVLAADKES, encoded by the coding sequence ATGACGCTGCCCATCCATACCGCCCGCGCGCTGGCCGACCGTTTCGGCCTCGAGCTCCGTGGCGATCCCGACCTGCACATAGAAGGCGTCGCCACCCTGGCACGGGCCGAACCCGGCCACTTGGCTTTCCTGGCCAACAGCCGCTACCGGGGTCAACTGGCGGAGAGCCAGGCCAGCCTGATCGTGCTTCGCGCCGAGGACGCCGACGCCGCCCCCGGCGCCGTCCTGATCGCAAAGGATCCGTACACGGCCTTCGCCAAGATGGCGGCGCTGTTCGACAGCAAGCCCGTGCGCACGCCGGGTATCCATCCGAGCGCCGCGATCGACCCTAGCGCTCGCATCGCCGCGAGCGCGCACATCGGCCCCTTCGTCACCGTCGGAGCGCACAGCGTGATCGGCGATGGCTGCGTCGTCGGTCCCGGTTGCGTGATCGGCGATGACTGCACCGTAGGCGATGGCAGCGAGCTGATCGCCCGCATCACCCTGGTGACGCGCGTCCGCCTCGGCAAGCGCGTACTGGTCCATCCCGGCGCCGTCATCGGCGCCGATGGCTTCGGCCTGGCGATGGACAGCGGGCATTGGATCAAGGTCCCGCAGCTGGGCGGAGTGGTCATCGGTGATGACTGCGAGATAGGCGCGAACACCACCATCGACCGCGGCGCGCTTGACGACACGGTGTTGGAAGAGGACGTTCGCCTCGACAACCAGATCCAGATCGGCCACAACGTCCGCATCGGCGCGCACACGGCGATGGCCGGCTGCAGCGCTGCGGCCGGCAGCGCGCGCATCGGCCGCTACTGCCTGATCGGCGGCGCCGCCGGCGTGCTCGGTCATCTTGAGATCTGCGACCGCGTCGTCGTCACCGCGATGTCGCTGGTGACGAGTTCGATCACCGAGCCCGGCGAATACTCAAGCGGCACGCCACTCACCGACAACCGTACCTGGCGCAAGAACGCCGCCCGCTTCAAGCAACTGGACGCCTTGGCACGACGCGTGCTGGCGGCCGACAAGGAAAGCTGA